Part of the Cellulomonas taurus genome, CAAGCAGGAGATCGAGCAGCGCACCGGCTTCGACACCCGGGTGACCGTGCTGGGCCACGTGCAGCGCGGCGGTTCGCCGGTGCCGGCCGACCGGATCCTGGGCAGCCGGTTCGGTGTCGCCGCGATCGACGCGATCAGCCGGGGCGAGACCAACGTGATGACCGCGCTGCACGGCGAGGACATCGCGCTGGTGCCGTTGTCGGAGATCGCGGGCAAGGTCAAGCACGTCCCGCGGGATCTGCTGGACGTGGCGCGCGCGCTGGCCTGAGTGTCGGCTTTGACCCACTGTCACAACCGTCGGTAGGATGGTCGGCGGTGTCGCGTGCCCGCGCGGGTCAATCCGTGCGACGGCGATCACCAGCACCATCCAGTACGAACCCGGACCACCGCCACCCGGCGGAGCGGCCCGATCCCTGTCCGCACAACGTCTCTGTCCGCATCGGAGCCCACCCCTACATGAGCATCTCCACCCCCGCCAAGTCCGGCACCCCCCAGGTCGCGATCAACGACATCGGTTCCGCCGAGGACTTCCTCGCCGCTGTCGACGCGACCATCAAGTACTTCAACGATGGCGACATCGTCGAGGGCACCATCGTCAAGGTCGACCGCGACGAGGTCCTGCTGGACATCGGCTACAAGACCGAGGGCGTCATCCCGTCCCGGGAACTCTCGATCAAGCACGACGTGGACCCCGGTGAGGTCGTCCAGGTCGGCGACGCGGTCGAGGCCCTGGTCCTCCAGAAGGAGGACAAGGAAGGTCGTCTGATCCTGTCCAAGAAGCGCGCACAGTACGAGCGCGCCTGGGGCACGATCGAGAAGATCAAGGAGGAGGACGGCGTCGTCACCGGCACCGTCATCGAGGTCGTCAAGGGTGGCCTCATCCTCGACATCGGCCTGCGCGGCTTCCTGCCCGCCTCGCTGGTGGAGATGCGTCGTGTCCGCGACCTCGCGCCGTACGTCGGCAAGGAGATCGAGGCCAAGATCATCGAGCTGGACAAGAACCGCAACAACGTGGTCCTGTCCCGCCGTGCCTGGCTTGAGCAGACCCAGTCCGAGGTCCGCTCCACCTTCCTGCAGACCCTGCAGAAGGGCCAGGTCCGTCCCGGTGTCGTGTCCTCCATCGTCAACTTCGGTGCCTTCGTGGACCTGGGTGGCGTCGACGGTCTGGTGCACGTCTCCGAGCTGTCCTGGAAGCACATCGACCACCCGTCCGAGGTCGTCGAGGTCGGCCAGGAGGTCACGGTCGAGGTCCTGGACGTCGACTTCGACCGCGAGCGGGTCTCGCTGTCGCTGAAGGCGACCCAGGAGGACCCGTGGCAGGCCTTCGCCCGGACCCACGCCATCGGCCAGGTCGTCCCGGGTAAGGTCACCAAGCTCGTTCCGTTCGGTGCGTTCGTGCGCGTCGAGGACGGCATCGAGGGTCTGGTGCACATCTCCGAGCTGGCCGTCCGCCACGTGGAGGTCCCGGAGCAGGTCGTGCAGGTCGGCGACGACGTCTTCGTCAAGGTCATCGACATCGACCTGGACCGCCGTCGGATCTCGCTGTCGCTGAAGCAGGCGAACGAGGGCTTCGACCCGACCTCCGAGGACTTCGACCCGGCCCTGTACGGCATGGCGGCGGAGTACGACGAGGAGGGGAACTACAAGTACCCCGAGGGCTTCGACCCGACCACCAACGAGTGGCTCGAGGGCTTCGACGCTCAGCGTGAGGCCTGGGAGGGCCAGTACGCCGAGGCGCACGCCCGGTGGGAGGCGCACCGCAAGCAGGTGCTGGACGCGACCAAGGCTGACGCCGAGGCCGCCGCGGGTGAGGTGGCAGGCTCCTCGTCGAGCTCGTCCTCCTCGACCCCGTCCTCCAGCAGCAGCTCCTACTCCTCGGCTCCGGCCCAGGAGGCCACCGGCACCCTCGCCTCGGACGAGGCGCTGGCTGCTCTGCGGGAGAAGCTGACCGGTAACTGATTCCGGTACGCATCACGGTCCGAGGGGCCGGTCACCTGCGGGTGGCCGGCCCCTCGGCCTGTCTGTACCCCATGAGAAGATCCTGAGCAGCTCGTTCGCCGACCAGGAAGGCCTGTCGTGCCACCCCGCTCCACCCCGCGTCGTCCCGCCACCCTGACCGGATCGGTGACCCGACGTTCCGCCCTACTGCTCGGTCGCGGCATCGCCTCCCAGCCGGGCACCTACGTGCTGGCGATCGGCACTTCGGCCGCCTTCGGCGCCTTCACCGTGGCGGTCAGCCGGGTGCTGGGCTGGGCGACGGACACCGTCGTGGTCCCCGCACTGGCCGGAGACGCCGAGGCGCGCGGCCGGATCTGGCTCGCCGGGGGTGCTCTGGCGCTGGTCGCCCTGTCGTTGGCACTGTCGGTGGCCGGGCGCCGGGTGTTCGCCGGGATCGGCGTCTCGGACCAGCAGGCGATGTGGCGGCGCGGTGTGACCCGGCAGTACCTCGCCCTGCCGATGTCCTGGCACCGGCGGCACCCGACCGGGCAGCTGCTGTCCAACGCCTCCTCCGATGTGGAGGCCGCGACGAACGTGTTCAACCCGCTGCCCTTCGCCCTCGGTGTCGTGGTGATGATCGGCGTCGCCGCGGTGGCGCTGTTCACCACCGACCCGTACCTGGCGTTGGCGGCGCTGATCGTGCTGCCGCTGGCCGTGCTGGCGAACGTGTTCTTCCAGCGCAAGATGTCGCCGGCGGTGACCCGGGCGCAGGAGCTGCGCGCCGAGGTCGCCGACAACGCGCACGAGTCCTTCGAGGCGGCGCTGCTGGTCAAGGCGCTGGGCACCGAGGACCGCGAGGAGCGGCAGTTCGCCGGCCGCGCCGACCAGCTGCGCGCGGCGAACGTCCGGGTGGGCGTGGTCCGGGCGTACTTCGACCCGGTGATCGACATGCTGCCCAGCCTGGGTTCGCTGCTCGTCCTGGTGGTCGGCGTGTGGCGGGCGACCACCGGTGCGGTGAACACCGGTGACATCGTCTCCGCCGCCTACCTGCTGACCCTGATGGCGGTGCCGGTGCGGGCCTTCGGCTGGGTGCTCGGTGACATCCCGCGCGCCCTGGTCGGGCAGGAGCGGCTGGCCCGGGTGGTCGACGCCGAGGGCCAGATGCGGCCCGGCTCCACGCCGCTGACCCGGACCGGGGAGGGCGCCGCGCTGCGGATGTCCGGCGTCGGGGTCGAGGTGCCCGGACCCGCCGGTCCGGTGGCGATCCTGCGGGACGTGCACGTCGACGTGGCCCCCGGCCGGGTGGTCGCGGTGGTCGGCTCCACCGGCGCGGGGAAGACGACGTTGGTGTCGTTGGTGCCCCGGCTCTCCGACCCGACCACCGGCCGGATCGAGGTCGACGGCATCGACGTGCGCGACCTGGCGGCGGACGACCTGACCGCCCAGGTGGTGCTGGTCGGGCAGCAGACCTTCGTCTTCGAGGACACCGTGCGCGGCAACGTCACGCTGGCCGATCCGGGCGACGCCGGGGCGCCGACCGACGACGAGGTGTGGGACGCGCTCCGGCTGGCCCGGGTGGACGGCGTGGTGCGCGACCTGCCCGGCGGGCTCGACGCGCCGCTGGGCGAGCGCGGGTCCAACCTGTCCGGCGGGCAGCGTCAGCGCCTGGCGATCGCCCGCGCACTGGTGCGACGACCCCGGCTGTTGATCCTGGACGACGCGACCAGCGCGGTCGATCCGCGGGTGGAGCGGGACATCCTCACCGGCCTGCGGTCGCACACCGGCGGTGCCGGGCCGACGGTGCTGCTGGTCGCGTACCGGATGAGCTCGGTGGCCCTCGCCGACGAGGTGCTGCACCTGGAGAACGGCCGGGTGGTCGATCACGGCACCCACGGTGAACTGCTGGAGCGCGACCCCGGGTACCGGGCGCTCGCGACCGCCTATGAACAGGAGTCGGAGCGACGGGCCGAGGCCCGGGCGGACGCGCTGGACGACGAGGCGATGGCGGGGGACGAGCGATGAGCGCGACCGAGGGGCAGCGCGCCCTGGGCGACACCGAGCAGCTGGGGGTGCTCGGCACCCTGCGGCGCGGGGTGCAGGTGTCGCCACAGCTGGTGCAGGGGATCGGGATCACCTTCCTGCTCGCGGTGATCGCGGCGGGCGGCAAGGTCGTCGTGCCGATCGCGGTGCAGCAGACCATCGACTCCGGTGTGCTCGCCGACGGCGGACCGGACGTCCAGCGGGTGCTGGTGCTGGTCGCCGGTGCGGCGGTGGCGCTGGTGATCGGCGGGGTGTGCTCCGCCGCGGTGAACATCCGGCTGTTCAAGGCATCCGAGGCCGGACTCGCCGCCCTGCGGGTGCGGGCGTTCCGCCATGTGCACGACCTGTCGGTGCTGACCCAGAACACCGAGCGCCGTGGCTCGTTGGTGTCCCGGGTGACCAGCGACGTCGACACCATCTCCCTGTTCGTGCAGTGGGGCGGGATCATGCTGGTGGTCTCGGTCCTGCAGGTCTTCGTGGCCACCGTGCTGATGGCGATCTACTCCTGGCAGCTGGCGCTACTGGTCTGGCTCTGCTTCCTGCCGCTGGCCGTCGCCCTGCACCCGCTGCAGAAGAAGGTGAACGCCGCGTACACCCGGGTGCGTGAGCGGGTCGGCGCCATGCTCGGCGCCGTCTCCGAGTCCGTGGTGGGCGCCGAGACGATCCGCGCCTACGGCGTGCAGCGCCGGACCCAGCGCACGATCGACTCCCGGGTCGACGACACCCGGAACGCCCAGGTGCGGGCGCAGAACACCGTGTCGCTGGTGTTCTCCTCCGGCGTGCTGGTCGCGAACCTGGTGCTGGCGATCGTGGTCGTGGTCGGCAGCTACCTCGGGATCGGCGGATCGCTGACCGTGGGCAAGCTGCTCGCCTTCCTGTTCCTGGTGCAGCTGTTCACCGGCCCGGTGCAGCAGGCCACCGAGGTGCTGAACGAGCTGCAGAACGCGGTCGCCGGGTGGCGCCGGGTGCTCGGCATCATCGACACCCCGGTGCAGGTCCCCGACCCGGGTCCGGCCGGGGTCCCCTCGCCGCGTGGTCCGGCCGAGGTGCGCCTGGACGGGGTGCGGTTCGCCTACCCGGGTGGTCCGACCGTGCTGCACGAGGTCGATCTCGCGCTGCCCGCCGGTCGCTCGGTCGCGGTGGTGGGTGCCACCGGGTCCGGCAAGACCACCATCGCCAAGCTGGTCACCCGGCTGATGGACCCGGTGGACGGCGCGGTGCGGCTGGACGGGGTGGACCTGCGCGAGATCCGGGCCACCGACCTGCGTCGCCGGGTGGTGATGGTGCCGCAGGAGGGCTTCCTCTTCGACGCCACGCTGGCCGAGAACCTCGCCTACGGGCTGCGGGACGGCGCGGCGCCGGACGACGCCACCCTGCTCGCCGCCCTGGACGAGCTCGGCCTGCGCGACTGGGTGCGCGAGCTGCCCGCCGGGCTGCACACCTCGGTGGGGCAGCGCGGCGAGTCGTTGTCGGCGGGGGAGCGGCAGTTGGTCGCCCTGGCCCGCGCCTACCTCGCCGACGCCGACCTGCTGGTGCTGGACGAGGCCACCTCGGCGGTCGACCCGGCCACCGAGGTGCGGATCGCCCGCGCCCTGGACTCGCTCACCTCCGGTCGCTCCACCATCACGATCGCGCACCGGCTGTCCACCGCCGAGGCCGCCGACCTGGTGGTGGTGGTCGACGCCGGCCGGGTCGTCGAGTTCGGACCGCACGACACCCTGGTCGCCGCCGACGGCGTCTACGCCTCGATGCATGCCGCCTGGGTCGCCCAGACCCGCTGACCGCCCATGACAGGATCACTGCTGTGACTGAGACGTTGGACCCCACCATCGCTGCCCGACTCAAGCGCGACGACGCCGGACTGGTCGCCGCCGTCATCCAGCAGCACGACACCGGCGAGGTGCTCATGCTCGGCTGGATGGACGACGAGGCGCTGCGCCGCACCCTCACCGGGGGCCGCGTGGTGTTCTGGAGCCGGTCGCGGCGGGAGTACTGGCGCAAGGGGGACACCTCGGGTCACGCGCAGTACGTGCGGTCGGTCGCGCTGGACTGCGACGGTGACGCGCTGCTGGTCCGGGTCGACCAGGTCGGCGCCGCCTGCCACACCGGGACGCGCACCTGCTTCGAGGCGGGCGGCGACCTGGGCGCTGTCGTGGGGGAGCGGGCATGAGCGGCGTCGACGCCGCCGGTCCGGTCCAGGTGCCCTGGGGTCAGACCTGGCCCGCACTGGACGAGTTCCGCGAGCTGGCCACCGAGCGGCGGGTGATCCCGGTCGTGCGCCGCCTGCTGGCCGACGACACCACGCCGGTCGGCCTGTACCGCACCCTCGCCCAGGGACGACCCGGCACCTTCATCCTGGAATCCGCCGAGCAGGACGGCACCTGGTCGCACTGGTCGTTCGTCGGTGTGCGCTCCCGGGCCACCCTCACCGTCCGTGACGGCCGGGCGGCCTGGCTCGGCGACGTCCCGGCCGGGGTGCCCACCGAGGGTGACGTGCTCGACGTGCTCGGTGGCACCCTGGAGGTGCTGCGCACCCCGGAGATCGCCGGCCTGCCACCGCTGACCGGCGGCCTGGTCGGCGCGCTGGGCTGGGACATCGTCCGGCACTGGGAGCCGACCCTGCCCGCGGCCGCACCCGAGGAGCTGGACGTCCCGGAGCTGTCGCTCTGCCTGGCCAGTGATCTGGCGGTCACCGATCACCGGGACGGCTCGGTGTGGCTGGTCGCCAACGCGATCAACTTCGACGGCACCGACGAGCGGGTGGACGAGGCGCACGCGGACGCGGTGACCCGGCTGGACGCGATGCAGCAGCAGCTGCTGACCGGTGCCGCTCCGGCGGTGTCGGCGCTGGTGCCGGATGCCCCGGCCCCGGAGCTGGAGTTCCGTTCGGAGCGGGCGGAGTACCAGGACGCGGTGCGTGCCGGTCAGGTGGCGATCCGGGACGGCGAGGTGTTCCAGGTCGTGCTCTCCCAGCGCCTCGACCTCGACTGCCCGGCCGACCCGCTGGACGTCTACCGGGTGCTGCGCACGATCAACCCGAGCGCGTACATGTACTACCTCCAGTTGCAGGACGCGCACGGCGGTGACTTCGCGGTGGTCGGCTCCAGCCCGGAGACCCTGGTGAAGGTGGCCGAGCGGAAGGCCACCACCTTCCCGATCGCCGGATCGCGCCCGCGCGGGGCGACCCCGGAGGAGGACCGCCGCCTGCACGACGACCTGATGGTCGACCCCAAGGAACGCGCCGAGCACCTGATGCTGGTCGACCTGGCCCGCAACGACCTGGTCAAGGTCTGCGTCCCGGCGACCGTCGAGGTCAGCGAGTTCATGCAGGTGCACCGCTACAGCCACATCATGCACATCTGCTCCACGGTCACCGGCGAGCTGCGTCCGCAGGCGACCGCGCTGCAAGCGCTCACGGCCACCTTCCCGGCCGGGACCCTGTCCGGTGCACCGAAGCCGCGCGCGATCGCCCTGATCGACGAGATCGAACCCGCACGTCGCGGCATCTACGGCGGCACCGTCGGGTACTTCGACTTCGCCGGGAACATGGACATGGCGATCGCGATCCGCACCGCGCTGATCCGCAACGGCCGGGCCAGCGTGCAGGCGGGGGCCGGGGTGGTCGCGGACTCGGTGCCGGAGCTGGAGTACGAGGAGTCGCGGAACAAGGCGGCCGCCGCCGTCCGGGCGGTGCAGATCGCCGCGCAGCTGCGGCCGGTGCGATGAACCCCACCCGCCGCGGCCCCTGGGTCCTGCTGCTCCTGGTGCTCGCCGGGCTGTGCGGCGCCGTGACGCTGCCCGCCTGGGTCACCGCCACCGCCACCGGGCCCGTGATCGGCACGGTCGACGTCCGGGTGACCGGTGCGGCCGCCGCCCCCGGCGTGATCGGCGCGTCGCTGGTGCTGGCCGCCGCGGCGATCGCGCTCGGCCTGGTCGGCCGGATCGGACGCTGGGTGGTCTGCGTGGTGGTCGCGGCCGCCGGCGCGCTGGTGGTGGTCGGGGCCCTGGGTGCGCGCGCGGGGGCGGTGGACCGGGCGCAGCAGCGGGCAGCCGACCTCACCGGGGTCGGGGTGCTCGACGGCGACGTGACCCTCGCGCCGTGGCCCTGGGCCGCGGTCGGACTCGGCGTGCTGGTCGTGATCGCCGCGATCCTGCTGCTGCGGGCGTCGGCGCACTGGGCAGCGCCGTCGTCGCGGCACGAGCGGGCCGATCAGCAGCCGGTCACCCGCCGGAGCGAGCCGCCCGAGGACGACGAGCGGGCCACCTGGGACGCACTGGGCCGGGGCGACGACCCGACCTGACCTGAGACGCCACTGTGCGGCGAGCAGCCTGGCTGGATAGCCTGTGCCGCGATTGCGGTGCAGTGACCGCAACCTTCCCCGCGAGGAGACGTGATGTCCACCCCGAACCAGCCGCAGGACCCGTACCAGCCCGGTGACGGCAGCACCGGCGACTCCACCCCGCAGTACGGCCAGACCCCGTCGTACGGCCAGTACGGTGCGCCCCAGGACCCGGCCGGCGGCTACCCGTCCTACCCGGGTGGCCAGGGCGGCCCGCAGACCCCGATGTACGGCTTCCCGAAGAACAACCTGGCCGTCTGGTCGCTGGTCCTCGGCATCGTCGGCCTGCTGGTCTGCGGTATCGCCGGTATCCCGGCGATCATCCTCGGCAACAACAGCAAGAAGGCCGTCGCCCGCGGTGAGGCGAACAACGGTGGCATGGCGACCGCCGGCATCGTGCTCGGCTGGATCTCCGTGGCCTGGCTGATCATCGTCGTCATCCTCGGCATCACCGGTGGCCTGGCCGGCATCCTGGGGACGAACAACTGACCCCCACGGTCGACGCGCGGTCCCGGGCGACGGCTCCCACCGGAGCCGTCGCCCGGCTGCGTGCCGCCCGTGCCCCGCTGATCACGGGTGCCGTCATCGGTGCCGCCGGTCTCGCGCTGGTGCTGCGCGACCCGCACGCCTCCGGCTCCTGGGGCGTCTGCCCGCTCTACGGCCTCACCGGCTGGTACTGCCCGGCCTGCGGTGGTCTGCGCGCCACGCACGACCTGCTGGTCGGCGATCTGGCCGGGGCCTGGGCGATGAACCCGCTCTGGGTGCTGCTGGTGCCGGTGCTGGTCGGACTGTGGGGCTGGTGGGCGCTCCGACGTTGGCAGGGCCGGCCGCTCGGGTTCCGGGTGCCGGACCGCTGGCTGGTGGTCGCCCTGGTGCTGTTGCTCGGCTACGGGCTGGCGCGGAACGTGCCCGCCTGGGCGGGGTGGTTGGCGCCGCCCGGGTGACAGGTGACCTGCTGGGCCGGTTCAGCCGCTACGGTGTCCTGCGACCCACGGCCGAGCGCGAGGAGCAGCATGTCCACCCCTGACCCGCAGGACCCGCACCGTCCCAGCGACGAGCCGGGCCAGGCCGCACCCTCGCCCTACGACCAGTGGGCCCGTGGTGAGCAGGTTCCCGGCTCCGAGAACGCACCGGCGTCCGGTGGCACGACTCCGTACCC contains:
- a CDS encoding ABC transporter ATP-binding protein, with translation MSATEGQRALGDTEQLGVLGTLRRGVQVSPQLVQGIGITFLLAVIAAGGKVVVPIAVQQTIDSGVLADGGPDVQRVLVLVAGAAVALVIGGVCSAAVNIRLFKASEAGLAALRVRAFRHVHDLSVLTQNTERRGSLVSRVTSDVDTISLFVQWGGIMLVVSVLQVFVATVLMAIYSWQLALLVWLCFLPLAVALHPLQKKVNAAYTRVRERVGAMLGAVSESVVGAETIRAYGVQRRTQRTIDSRVDDTRNAQVRAQNTVSLVFSSGVLVANLVLAIVVVVGSYLGIGGSLTVGKLLAFLFLVQLFTGPVQQATEVLNELQNAVAGWRRVLGIIDTPVQVPDPGPAGVPSPRGPAEVRLDGVRFAYPGGPTVLHEVDLALPAGRSVAVVGATGSGKTTIAKLVTRLMDPVDGAVRLDGVDLREIRATDLRRRVVMVPQEGFLFDATLAENLAYGLRDGAAPDDATLLAALDELGLRDWVRELPAGLHTSVGQRGESLSAGERQLVALARAYLADADLLVLDEATSAVDPATEVRIARALDSLTSGRSTITIAHRLSTAEAADLVVVVDAGRVVEFGPHDTLVAADGVYASMHAAWVAQTR
- a CDS encoding anthranilate synthase component I, whose protein sequence is MSGVDAAGPVQVPWGQTWPALDEFRELATERRVIPVVRRLLADDTTPVGLYRTLAQGRPGTFILESAEQDGTWSHWSFVGVRSRATLTVRDGRAAWLGDVPAGVPTEGDVLDVLGGTLEVLRTPEIAGLPPLTGGLVGALGWDIVRHWEPTLPAAAPEELDVPELSLCLASDLAVTDHRDGSVWLVANAINFDGTDERVDEAHADAVTRLDAMQQQLLTGAAPAVSALVPDAPAPELEFRSERAEYQDAVRAGQVAIRDGEVFQVVLSQRLDLDCPADPLDVYRVLRTINPSAYMYYLQLQDAHGGDFAVVGSSPETLVKVAERKATTFPIAGSRPRGATPEEDRRLHDDLMVDPKERAEHLMLVDLARNDLVKVCVPATVEVSEFMQVHRYSHIMHICSTVTGELRPQATALQALTATFPAGTLSGAPKPRAIALIDEIEPARRGIYGGTVGYFDFAGNMDMAIAIRTALIRNGRASVQAGAGVVADSVPELEYEESRNKAAAAVRAVQIAAQLRPVR
- a CDS encoding ABC transporter ATP-binding protein; amino-acid sequence: MPPRSTPRRPATLTGSVTRRSALLLGRGIASQPGTYVLAIGTSAAFGAFTVAVSRVLGWATDTVVVPALAGDAEARGRIWLAGGALALVALSLALSVAGRRVFAGIGVSDQQAMWRRGVTRQYLALPMSWHRRHPTGQLLSNASSDVEAATNVFNPLPFALGVVVMIGVAAVALFTTDPYLALAALIVLPLAVLANVFFQRKMSPAVTRAQELRAEVADNAHESFEAALLVKALGTEDREERQFAGRADQLRAANVRVGVVRAYFDPVIDMLPSLGSLLVLVVGVWRATTGAVNTGDIVSAAYLLTLMAVPVRAFGWVLGDIPRALVGQERLARVVDAEGQMRPGSTPLTRTGEGAALRMSGVGVEVPGPAGPVAILRDVHVDVAPGRVVAVVGSTGAGKTTLVSLVPRLSDPTTGRIEVDGIDVRDLAADDLTAQVVLVGQQTFVFEDTVRGNVTLADPGDAGAPTDDEVWDALRLARVDGVVRDLPGGLDAPLGERGSNLSGGQRQRLAIARALVRRPRLLILDDATSAVDPRVERDILTGLRSHTGGAGPTVLLVAYRMSSVALADEVLHLENGRVVDHGTHGELLERDPGYRALATAYEQESERRAEARADALDDEAMAGDER
- a CDS encoding DUF4190 domain-containing protein, which gives rise to MSTPNQPQDPYQPGDGSTGDSTPQYGQTPSYGQYGAPQDPAGGYPSYPGGQGGPQTPMYGFPKNNLAVWSLVLGIVGLLVCGIAGIPAIILGNNSKKAVARGEANNGGMATAGIVLGWISVAWLIIVVILGITGGLAGILGTNN
- the rpsA gene encoding 30S ribosomal protein S1 gives rise to the protein MSISTPAKSGTPQVAINDIGSAEDFLAAVDATIKYFNDGDIVEGTIVKVDRDEVLLDIGYKTEGVIPSRELSIKHDVDPGEVVQVGDAVEALVLQKEDKEGRLILSKKRAQYERAWGTIEKIKEEDGVVTGTVIEVVKGGLILDIGLRGFLPASLVEMRRVRDLAPYVGKEIEAKIIELDKNRNNVVLSRRAWLEQTQSEVRSTFLQTLQKGQVRPGVVSSIVNFGAFVDLGGVDGLVHVSELSWKHIDHPSEVVEVGQEVTVEVLDVDFDRERVSLSLKATQEDPWQAFARTHAIGQVVPGKVTKLVPFGAFVRVEDGIEGLVHISELAVRHVEVPEQVVQVGDDVFVKVIDIDLDRRRISLSLKQANEGFDPTSEDFDPALYGMAAEYDEEGNYKYPEGFDPTTNEWLEGFDAQREAWEGQYAEAHARWEAHRKQVLDATKADAEAAAGEVAGSSSSSSSSTPSSSSSSYSSAPAQEATGTLASDEALAALREKLTGN
- a CDS encoding Trp biosynthesis-associated membrane protein → MNPTRRGPWVLLLLVLAGLCGAVTLPAWVTATATGPVIGTVDVRVTGAAAAPGVIGASLVLAAAAIALGLVGRIGRWVVCVVVAAAGALVVVGALGARAGAVDRAQQRAADLTGVGVLDGDVTLAPWPWAAVGLGVLVVIAAILLLRASAHWAAPSSRHERADQQPVTRRSEPPEDDERATWDALGRGDDPT
- the hisI gene encoding phosphoribosyl-AMP cyclohydrolase; this translates as MTETLDPTIAARLKRDDAGLVAAVIQQHDTGEVLMLGWMDDEALRRTLTGGRVVFWSRSRREYWRKGDTSGHAQYVRSVALDCDGDALLVRVDQVGAACHTGTRTCFEAGGDLGAVVGERA
- a CDS encoding DUF2752 domain-containing protein, which translates into the protein MLRDPHASGSWGVCPLYGLTGWYCPACGGLRATHDLLVGDLAGAWAMNPLWVLLVPVLVGLWGWWALRRWQGRPLGFRVPDRWLVVALVLLLGYGLARNVPAWAGWLAPPG